From one Magnolia sinica isolate HGM2019 chromosome 18, MsV1, whole genome shotgun sequence genomic stretch:
- the LOC131232427 gene encoding uncharacterized protein LOC131232427: MEDDIDQSHEHCAGGLMMFAYFKDGSSDNNSSAILNKDNVPHSAISCEILHPNEQPVPSILRFDCASSSHSSINYLQFSDHPRIASNTQKAYHQMMKMEENNLLTGGDEHCNSFEEEQSPSLSWYCPEPRI; this comes from the coding sequence ATGGAGGACGATATCGATCAGAGCCATGAGCATTGTGCTGGCGGGCTCATGATGTTTGCCTACTTCAAAGATGGATCGTCGGACAATAATTCGAGCGCGATCTTAAACAAAGATAACGTCCCCCACAGTGCTATCTCCTGTGAAATTCTTCATCCAAATGAACAGCCTGTTCCGTCGATTCTCAGATTTGACTGTGCATCTTCTTCCCATTCTTCAATCAATTATCTTCAATTCTCGGACCATCCCCGCATTGCTTCAAACACCCAAAAGGCGTATCATCAGATGATGAAGATGGAAGAGAATAATCTCCTGACTGGAGGAGATGAGCATTGCAATTCCTTTGAAGAAGAACAGTCTCCAAGCCTTTCATGGTACTGTCCTGAGCCACGGATTTGA